In Labilibaculum sp. DW002, the genomic window TTTGGGCAATGTCCTTCGAATTCTTCCATAGTAAAAGTTTCCTTGCAACCATGACATTCGATATCTAATGGCATTGGCATTAATTGCTGAGCAAATCCCATCATTCTTACCTTATCAACTACTTGTTGTCCATTCTCGAAACTTCCTGCGCATCCGTCGTGCATAATTTTATCCTCCTTTTAATTAGATTTTAAATTGGAAATCTTAGAACTTATCCCATTTCAAAACCTGATTTTATAATTTGTATTATTTTCTAATAAAAACACCCCTCTGACTATCGCCATCTCCCCTCAAAAAGGGAGAACTCTTATACTATCATCTGTTTCTTAAATAAGAAGCAAATGCCATGATATTTTTAATTAATAATTCATCATTTATAATTAAAAGCCAATATCTTCTTTCTGAATAATTTCTCCTTGACGTAATCTTGTTCTCATATTTTGAACCACGGCATCCATTCTTTCAAGATCACTCAATAAATTTTGCTCCTCATCACTAGTTTCAATCACTTTATGAATACCGCCATTTTTAATTACGATACGCTTATCACCCATAAGAGCAAGAATAGGATCGTGAGTTGCCATCAGAACAATCTTTTCTTCGCCGACTAATAAATCCAAAGCACGTTTTCTATCAATACCGGCATTCTCAATCTCATCAATTAAAATAATTGGCGACTTACTTAAAATTGCGGTATCTGCAATCATTAAAGCTCGCGATTGACCACCACTCAAACTCGTAATAGGCGTTGTTAATTCGAACTTCTCTCCTGCCAAATCATTGGCTTGTGCAAAAATCTTATTTATGACACCTTCAACATCTTCAACCAAACGAGACTGTGCATGTAGTTCAATAAACTCATAAACCGTTAAGTCCATTACAAAGTTCATATTTTGCGATAGCTGAGCAACAAGTTTATTACCTGAATTTAATCGCCACTTAGAATCACCTACTTCCCCATTAACAAGTACAGAACGAGAAGTTGGTGTATCTTTTTGTGCTACCCATTCAATATCTGCCAATAAACGACTTTTTCCGGAACCAGTAGGACCTACAATACATACAATCTCACTCTTATTTATCTTTAACTCTTCAAATTTTTCAACCTCACCAGATTTATTCGTTCCAGGTAATAATGTGATTGAATGAACACCATCATCCTCATCTTCTCCTAAGAACTCCAACATCTGAGTAATGTAAGTGGTCATCGATGCCATCAACTGGTCTTTATCAATGGCTCTGTTCTCGGCTTCTTCCTCATCATCTAAAAACTTCAGATAATCGATTAATTTCTCATCAATCTGACCATTAACCTGTAAGGTATTCTCCTCAAAAAAACCAGGAAGAAAAGGATATTGCTCGAATAA contains:
- a CDS encoding ATP-binding cassette domain-containing protein, which produces MITVQDIQQKTIAELFEQYPFLPGFFEENTLQVNGQIDEKLIDYLKFLDDEEEAENRAIDKDQLMASMTTYITQMLEFLGEDEDDGVHSITLLPGTNKSGEVEKFEELKINKSEIVCIVGPTGSGKSRLLADIEWVAQKDTPTSRSVLVNGEVGDSKWRLNSGNKLVAQLSQNMNFVMDLTVYEFIELHAQSRLVEDVEGVINKIFAQANDLAGEKFELTTPITSLSGGQSRALMIADTAILSKSPIILIDEIENAGIDRKRALDLLVGEEKIVLMATHDPILALMGDKRIVIKNGGIHKVIETSDEEQNLLSDLERMDAVVQNMRTRLRQGEIIQKEDIGF